The Primulina eburnea isolate SZY01 chromosome 8, ASM2296580v1, whole genome shotgun sequence genome contains a region encoding:
- the LOC140839228 gene encoding uncharacterized protein has product MTAAGPTTCQRFRDAFLKQYFPAEVRLQKLSEFENFSQTPNMPMVDYTSRFNDLGTYASTIMADEVLKLHRYKKGLSSRIQSSLVVYQPTRFVDLMGEAIRAETDIKRREDENKNKRPLTGQPSQGKQPFKRPNQFNGSFKGASSHPTYQEPKMCPKCNSRHSGECHRQTGACFNCGKLGHRIANCPEPLKRGTKPNVDANPNNPKENKPNARVFAITQEEADDANDVVACTIFINEMPAYVLFDSGATHSFISKRFTKKLGLTPEILVEPFRVATPTSTTIETHRVHRKCKVCINEHIFQAELIQLNMVEFDVILGMD; this is encoded by the coding sequence ATGACAGCTGCCGGACCAACCACATGTCAGCGCTTTCGAGACGCATTCCTCAAGCAGTACTTCCCCGCCGAGGTCAGGTTGCAGAAGTTGAGTGAGTTTGAAAACTTCTCACAAACTCCAAACATGCCAATGGTAGATTACACCTCCCGATTCAATGACCTTGGAACCTATGCCTCGACAATCATGGCAGATGAAGTTCTGAAGTTGCACAGATACAAGAAAGGATTGAGCAGCCGTATTCAGTCATCCTTAGTTGTTTACCAACCTACAAGATTTGTTGATTTAATGGGAGAAGCAATAAGAGCTGAGACAGACATCAAGCGTCGTGAGGACGAGAACAAGAATAAGCGGCCTCTTACTGGACAGCCATCTCAAGGGAAACAACCATTCAAGAGACCCAATCAGTTCAATGGGTCATTCAAAGGTGCTTCGTCCCACCCAACCTACCAAGAACCAAAGATGTGTCCCAAATGTAATAGCCGTCATTCTGGGGAATGCCACAGACAGACTGGGGCATGtttcaattgtgggaaactaGGGCATCGAATTGCTAATTGTCCCGAACCATTGAAGAGAGGGACCAAGCCAAATGTTGATGCTAACCCCAACAATCCAAAGGAGAATAAGCCCAACGCTCGTGTGTTTGCAATAACTCAAGAAGAAGCAGATGATGCAAACGATGTCGTGGCATGTACCATTTTTATCAATGAAATGCCAGCTTATGTGTTGTTTGAcagtggtgctactcattcattTATATCTAAAAGGTTCACTAAGAAACTAGGGCTTACACCTGAAATACTAGTCGAACCCTTTAGAGTAGCGACTCCTACTAGTACGACAATTGAAACACATAGAGTGCACCGAAAGTGTAAAGTCTGTATCAATGAACACATATTCCAAGCAGAATTGATACAACTGAACATGGTGGAGTTCGACGTCATTCTAGGAATGGATTAG
- the LOC140839230 gene encoding uncharacterized protein: MGDKAYVKVSPMKGVVRFNKLGKLNPRYVGPFEILEKVGTLAYILALPPNMSRIHNVFHVSELRKYVPDPSHILEAEPHLINEDLNEKLTYKEILIQIVDTMDQVLRRRTISYVKVQWSNHIEREATWELEEKIRDQYPYIFKGQVNPSFGDETYIKEGRM; this comes from the coding sequence ATGGGAGATAAAGCATACGTgaaagtgtcacccatgaaAGGTGTGGTTCGATTCAACAAACTCGGGAAACTGAACCCCAGATATGTTGGACCTTTTGAAATTCTGGAGAAAGTGGGAACACTTGCATACATATTGGCACTCCCACCAAATATGTCTAGAATCCATAATGTCTTTCACGTTTCGGAATTAAGAAAGTATGTTCCGGATCCAAGCCACATTCTTGAAGCTGAACCACACTTAATCAATGAAGACTTGAATGAAAAACTTACATATAAAGAAATCCTGATCCAAATCGTGGATACCATGGACCAAGTACTAAGACGACGAACGATTTCATACGTCAAAGTACAATGGTCTAATCATATTGAaagagaagccacttgggaactcGAAGAGAAAATAAGAGACCAATATCCCTACATTTTCAAAGGACAAGTTAATCCAAGTTTCGGGGACGAAACTTAcattaaggaggggagaatgtGA
- the LOC140839229 gene encoding uncharacterized protein, with translation MKNVKLQAPNQEEVIYHGKVKKQKSLLSASQNWRAMKSGEEVYLAMISEVNEETILALKEIPIVQDFPDVFPEELLGAITDREVEFKINLIPDAAPISKAPYRIAPTELKDQLQELLDKKQIRPSVKADYIPKTVFRTRYGHYEFMVMPFGLTNAPATFMDLMNRVFKPYLDKFVMVFIDDILIYSPNEEDHKEHLRLTLQMLREKELYAKFKKYITLTKLTQKNSKFQWSEACEKIFDTLKKKLTSMPVLVLPMEGKDFTIYSDASKGGLGCVLMQERSCEIFTDHQSLKYLFTEKELNMRQRSPSWQYQDVRDLKKNFWWIGMKKDVAIFVSKCLMCQQVKAEHQRPGGLLQPLEIPEWKWEHIYMDFVVGLPKSRQSHDGIWPTYCQTETRGLYLVFGRTFNKPWELSYHKSIVMAPYEALYGRKCRSPLYWDEVEEKAIN, from the exons ATGAAGAATGTCAAACTTCAAGCTCCAAACCAAGAAGAGGTCATTTACCATGGCAAAGTCAAGAAACAGAAGTCCCTCCTATCAGCTTCTCAGAATTGGAGAGCcatgaaaagtggagaagaagtttacctagcAATGATAAGTGAGGTAAATGAAGAAACTATACTTGCATTAAAAGAGATTCCAATAGTTCAAGACTTTCCAGATGTCTTTCCTGAAGAACTCCTCGGGGCAATTACGGACCGAGAAGtagaatttaaaattaatttgataCCCGATGCTGCACCAATATCAAAAGCACCCTACCGAATAGCTCCAACAGAATTGAAGGATCAACTTCAAGAGCTGTTAGATAAGAAACAAATCCGAccaagt GTCAAGGCAGACTATATCCCGAAGACGGTTTTCAGAACAagatatggacattacgagttcaTGGTAATGCCGTTCGgattaacaaatgctccagcaacatttatggatctcatgaacagagtgttcAAACCATATCTTGACAAGTTTGTGATGGTGtttattgacgatattctcataTATTCACCAAATGAAGAGGACCACAAAGAACATCTCCGTCTAACTCTTCAGATGCTGAGAGAGAAAGAACTTTACgccaaattcaagaaat ACATAACTCTCACCAAGCTCACACAGAAGAACTCTAAATTTCAATGGAGTGAAGCTTGTGAGAAAatctttgatactttgaagaagaagcttactTCTATGCCAGTATTGGTATTACCGATGGAAGGCAAAGACTTCACCATCTACAGTGATGCATCTAAAGGAGGTTTAGGATGTGTGCTCATGCAAGAGAGAAG TTGTGAAATATTCACCGATCATCAAagcctcaagtacttgttcACAGAAAAAGAgttaaacatgaggcagagaag TCcatcctggcagtaccaagatgtaagAGACCTGAAGAAGAATTTTTGGTGGATtggaatgaagaaggatgttgcgatatttgtttccaagtgtcttatGTGCCAACAAGTCAAAGCAGAGCACCAAAGACCTGGAGGACTTCTTCAACCCCTAGagattccagaatggaagtgggagcatatctaCATGGACTTTGTTGTCGGGTTACCAAAGTCTAGACAAAGTCATGATGGCATTtgg CCAACATATTGTCAGACAGAGACCCGAGGTTTGTATCTCGTTTTTGGAAGAACTTTCAACAAGCCATGGGAACTAAG ttatcaCAAGAGCATTGTAATGGCCCCGTATGAAGCTCTGTATGGGCGAAAATGTAGATCAccactatattgggatgaagtagagGAAAAAGCCATCAATTGA